One Amblyomma americanum isolate KBUSLIRL-KWMA chromosome 8, ASM5285725v1, whole genome shotgun sequence DNA window includes the following coding sequences:
- the LOC144101417 gene encoding alpha-(1,3)-fucosyltransferase C-like, producing MALRKFFILKTSLVTLVICTMYIVLRAVTRERPLVVLLWTTWCGKQNYPYFKEDVVDAVCPYACLFTRQRSYLASSSAVLFHGKDIQLDDMPSLRSGEQRWIFFSLEPPTATPVHVLRKLDGLFNLTMTYRTDSDVTTRYGYAFLPRKKIKKMKARTPKKPWPTGVQDVSRRKAIAVWMVSHCKTDSMRETYVARLRKVIGVDVFGKCGDLVCQPKASDVCLKEAARNYSFYLSFENSMCLDYVTEKFYRTLLFDIVPVVLGGANYSRLAPPGSYIDALQFDSPEALGEFLANVAARPDWYDSYFLWKEHTELKYENVACKLCAKLHDDVASGRRFTYGRFLEWFLEDAHCSSWEQVVS from the coding sequence ATGGCCCTGCGTAAGTTTTTCATCCTGAAGACATCCCTGGTAACCCTTGTAATCTGCACCATGTATATAGTCCTCCGAGCAGTCACAAGGGAGCGACCGCTTGTAGTGCTTCTCTGGACAACCTGGTGCGGCAAACAGAACTATCCATACTTCAAGGAGGACGTGGTCGACGCGGTCTGTCCTTACGCTTGCCTATTTACCCGGCAGCGTAGCTACTTGGCCTCCAGCAGCGCCGTACTGTTCCACGGCAAGGACATTCAGTTGGACGACATGCCCTCACTACGATCCGGAGAGCAACGCTGGATCTTTTTCAGCCTCGAGCCACCCACGGCTACGCCTGTGCATGTTCTCCGGAAGCTGGACGGACTCTTCAACTTGACCATGACGTACCGAACCGACTCTGACGTCACCACTCGCTACGGATATGCGTTCCTtccaaggaaaaaaataaagaagatgaaggcAAGGACTCCTAAGAAGCCATGGCCTACTGGAGTTCAGGACGTGTCCAGGAGAAAGGCAATAGCCGTCTGGATGGTATCTCACTGCAAGACCGACAGCATGAGAGAGACCTACGTGGCCCGGCTCCGTAAGGTCATCGGGGTAGACGTGTTCGGCAAGTGCGGAGACTTGGTCTGTCAGCCGAAGGCCTCCGACGTCTGTCTCAAGGAAGCGGCGCGCAACTACAGCTTCTACCTGTCCTTCGAGAACTCCATGTGCTTAGACTACGTCACCGAGAAGTTCTACAGGACCTTACTCTTCGACATCGTGCCCGTGGTGTTGGGAGGAGCCAACTACTCGCGCCTCGCTCCTCCGGGGTCCTACATAGACGCTCTGCAGTTCGACTCGCCGGAAGCGCTCGGAGAGTTTCTGGCCAACGTGGCTGCCAGGCCGGACTGGTACGACTCGTACTTCCTGTGGAAGGAACACACCGAACTCAAGTACGAGAACGTGGCCTGCAAGCTCTGCGCGAAGCTGCACGATGACGTGGCCTCGGGCAGGAGGTTCACCTACGGCAGGTTCCTAGAGTGGTTCCTGGAGGACGCCCATTGTTCCAGCTGGGAGCAGGTAGTCTCTTGA